A region of Haloplanus sp. XH21 DNA encodes the following proteins:
- a CDS encoding DNA mismatch repair protein, whose amino-acid sequence MRLEEYWGVGPKTSERLRETLGEEAAVEAIESADVRALTDAGITRGRATRVLRRANDDAGMEALATRDAREVYDDLLSLASEYALTRHAADRIRVLTPLTARDAIESRLGAVGDARAAWASLADGGRSAVVAAFEDYDDATGSERAAVEAVLALRDAGLDGSTFDALGDIDPEAVREAADALQYVTDDGVAPGADDRLDDIRARLDDARDLENSAFDVLERIRETGVRDLADFRRAFTDYVDRETRLSRGAVESVAPEQAHDAADFVSTSLRALVDDLERQETEREREVEDALRASIAEAREDVDRAVTAVDDVAVELSLARFAEAHDLVRPTLGGDGLAVEGARSLFLDDPDPVTYAVGDHGLDGAPSGDRVAVLTGANSGGKTTLLETCCTVALLTAMGLPVPAERAEVGFFDAVVFHRRHASFNAGVLESTLKSIVPPLTDGGRTLMLVDEFEAITEPGRAADLLNGLVDLTVERGALGVYVTHLADDLSPLPPAARIDGIFAEGLTSDLDLRVDYQPRFGTVGKSTPEFIVSRLVANAGDRRERQGFEHLAAAVGEEAVQRTLAEAWED is encoded by the coding sequence ATGCGACTGGAGGAGTACTGGGGAGTGGGGCCGAAAACGAGCGAGCGCCTCCGCGAAACGCTGGGCGAGGAGGCGGCCGTCGAGGCCATCGAATCGGCGGACGTCCGCGCGCTCACTGACGCGGGGATCACGCGTGGCCGGGCGACGCGCGTCCTCCGCCGGGCGAACGACGACGCCGGGATGGAAGCCCTCGCCACCCGCGACGCGCGCGAGGTGTACGACGACCTGCTCTCGCTCGCGAGCGAGTACGCCCTCACCAGACACGCCGCCGACCGGATCCGCGTACTGACGCCGCTGACCGCCCGCGACGCCATCGAGTCCCGACTCGGCGCCGTCGGCGACGCCCGCGCGGCGTGGGCGAGCCTCGCCGACGGCGGCCGGAGCGCGGTCGTCGCGGCCTTCGAAGACTACGACGACGCCACGGGGAGCGAACGCGCCGCCGTCGAGGCGGTGCTGGCGCTTCGCGACGCCGGCCTCGACGGATCGACGTTCGACGCCCTCGGCGACATCGACCCCGAGGCCGTCCGCGAGGCGGCCGACGCGCTGCAGTACGTGACCGACGACGGCGTCGCGCCGGGCGCCGACGACCGCCTCGACGATATCCGCGCGCGCCTCGACGACGCGCGCGACCTGGAGAACTCCGCGTTCGACGTGCTCGAACGGATCCGGGAGACGGGCGTCCGCGACCTGGCGGACTTCCGGCGCGCCTTCACCGACTACGTCGACCGCGAGACGCGACTCTCTCGGGGAGCCGTCGAATCGGTCGCCCCCGAGCAGGCCCACGACGCCGCCGACTTCGTGAGCACGTCGCTCCGGGCGCTGGTCGATGACCTCGAACGCCAGGAGACCGAACGCGAACGCGAGGTCGAGGACGCGCTCCGGGCGTCCATCGCCGAGGCCCGCGAGGATGTCGACCGGGCGGTCACCGCCGTCGACGACGTGGCCGTCGAACTGTCGCTCGCCCGCTTCGCGGAGGCCCACGACCTCGTCCGACCGACGCTGGGGGGCGACGGGCTCGCCGTCGAGGGCGCGCGGAGCCTCTTTCTCGACGACCCCGACCCGGTCACCTACGCGGTCGGCGACCACGGCCTCGACGGGGCGCCGTCGGGCGACCGAGTGGCCGTCCTGACGGGAGCCAACAGCGGCGGGAAGACGACGCTGCTGGAGACCTGCTGTACCGTCGCCCTGCTCACCGCGATGGGACTGCCGGTCCCCGCCGAGCGGGCGGAGGTCGGCTTCTTCGACGCCGTCGTCTTCCACCGACGGCACGCGAGTTTCAACGCCGGCGTGCTGGAGTCGACGCTGAAATCCATCGTCCCGCCGCTGACCGACGGCGGCCGGACGCTGATGCTCGTCGACGAGTTCGAAGCGATCACGGAACCGGGCCGCGCGGCCGACCTGTTGAACGGACTGGTCGATCTGACCGTCGAACGCGGCGCCCTCGGCGTCTACGTCACCCACCTTGCGGACGACCTGAGTCCGCTCCCGCCGGCCGCCCGGATCGACGGCATCTTCGCCGAGGGCCTCACGTCCGATCTCGATCTCCGGGTGGACTACCAGCCGCGGTTCGGCACGGTAGGCAAGTCGACGCCGGAGTTCATCGTCTCGCGTCTCGTCGCCAACGCGGGCGACCGCCGCGAGCGACAGGGGTTCGAACACCTCGCCGCCGCCGTCGGCGAGGAGGCCGTCCAGCGCACCCTCGCGGAGGCGTGGGAGGACTGA
- the rqcH gene encoding ribosome rescue protein RqcH has translation MDAKRELTSVDIAALVTELGAYEGAKVDKAYLYDDDLLRFRMRDFDRGRVELMIEVGDIKRAHMADPEHVADAPGRPPNFAMMLRNRLSGADFAGVSQYEFDRILVFEFEREDQNTRIVAELFGEGNVAVLDEAGEVVQSLETVRLKSRTVAPGSQYGFPQSRINPLTVSYDAFVRRMEESDTDVVRTLATQLNFGGLYGEEICSRAGVEKTLDIADADEETYEQLYDAIGRLADRLQSGDFDPRVYVADDRVVDVTPFPLEERADFSAEGFDSFNAAVDDYFHRLQREPEEETTSDESPDFEAEIAKQKRIIEQQKNAIEGFEEQAETERDRAEALYANYDLVDEVISTVRTAREQGVPWDDIEETLAEGAEQGIPAAEAVVDIDSAKGMVTIDLDGIQVPVDPTSGVEKNADRLYTEAKRIEGKKEGALEAIENTREELEAVKRRREEWESEDETAEEEPEPEGEVDWLARSSVPIRNPEHWYEDFRWFHTSDGFLVIGGRNADENEAIVKKYMEQNDRFFHAQAHGGPVTLLKATGPSEAAREVEFPDSTLREAAQFAVSYSSVWKDSRFAGDAYMVEPDQVSKTPESGEYIEKGGFVIRGDRTYFRDVSARAAVGIQCEPETRVIGGPPAAIDPAAATTVHLEPGKFAQNDAAKRCYRVFKERFADESFVRKVASPDRIQEFLPPGGSSIIEE, from the coding sequence ATGGACGCGAAGCGGGAACTGACGAGCGTCGACATCGCCGCCCTCGTCACCGAACTCGGGGCGTACGAGGGGGCGAAAGTCGATAAGGCCTATCTCTACGACGACGACCTTCTGCGGTTTCGGATGCGGGATTTCGACCGCGGCCGGGTCGAACTCATGATCGAAGTCGGCGACATCAAGCGCGCACACATGGCGGATCCGGAACACGTCGCGGACGCGCCGGGACGCCCGCCCAACTTCGCGATGATGCTCCGGAACCGACTGAGCGGCGCCGACTTCGCCGGCGTCTCCCAGTACGAGTTCGACCGCATCCTCGTCTTCGAGTTCGAACGCGAGGACCAGAACACTCGCATCGTCGCGGAACTGTTCGGCGAAGGCAACGTGGCCGTCCTCGACGAGGCGGGCGAGGTGGTCCAGAGCTTAGAGACGGTGCGCCTGAAGTCCCGGACCGTCGCGCCCGGGTCGCAGTACGGCTTCCCCCAATCGCGCATCAACCCCCTCACCGTCAGCTACGACGCCTTCGTCCGACGGATGGAGGAGTCCGACACCGACGTGGTGCGGACGCTCGCCACCCAACTCAACTTCGGCGGCCTCTACGGCGAGGAAATCTGCTCGCGTGCGGGCGTCGAGAAGACGCTCGACATCGCCGACGCCGACGAGGAGACGTACGAACAGCTCTACGACGCCATCGGTCGGCTCGCCGACCGGCTCCAGTCCGGCGACTTCGATCCGCGGGTGTACGTCGCGGACGATCGCGTGGTCGACGTGACGCCGTTCCCCCTGGAGGAGCGCGCGGACTTCTCGGCCGAAGGGTTCGACTCCTTCAACGCCGCCGTCGACGACTACTTCCACCGCCTGCAGCGCGAGCCGGAGGAGGAGACGACGAGCGACGAGAGCCCCGACTTCGAGGCCGAAATCGCGAAACAGAAACGCATCATCGAACAGCAGAAAAACGCCATCGAGGGGTTCGAGGAGCAGGCTGAGACCGAACGCGACCGCGCCGAGGCGCTGTACGCCAACTACGACCTGGTTGACGAGGTCATCTCGACGGTGCGCACGGCGCGCGAACAGGGCGTCCCCTGGGACGACATCGAGGAGACACTGGCGGAGGGCGCGGAACAGGGCATCCCGGCGGCCGAGGCGGTGGTCGACATCGATTCGGCGAAGGGGATGGTGACTATCGACCTCGACGGGATTCAGGTGCCGGTCGATCCGACCTCCGGCGTCGAGAAGAACGCCGACCGCCTCTACACCGAGGCGAAACGCATCGAAGGGAAAAAGGAGGGCGCTCTGGAGGCCATCGAGAACACCCGCGAGGAACTCGAGGCGGTCAAGCGCCGGCGAGAGGAGTGGGAGAGCGAGGACGAGACGGCGGAAGAAGAGCCGGAACCCGAGGGCGAGGTGGACTGGTTGGCCCGGTCGTCGGTGCCGATCCGGAACCCCGAACACTGGTACGAGGACTTCCGCTGGTTCCACACGAGCGACGGCTTCCTCGTCATCGGCGGGCGGAACGCGGACGAGAACGAGGCCATCGTCAAGAAGTATATGGAGCAAAACGACCGGTTCTTCCACGCGCAGGCCCACGGCGGCCCGGTGACGCTGCTGAAGGCGACGGGACCGAGCGAGGCCGCCCGCGAGGTGGAGTTCCCCGACTCCACGCTCCGAGAGGCGGCGCAGTTCGCGGTGTCGTACTCCTCGGTCTGGAAGGACAGCCGGTTCGCGGGCGACGCCTACATGGTCGAACCGGACCAGGTGTCGAAGACGCCCGAGAGCGGGGAGTATATCGAAAAGGGCGGGTTCGTCATCCGCGGCGACCGGACCTACTTCCGCGACGTGAGCGCACGCGCCGCGGTGGGCATCCAGTGCGAACCGGAGACGCGGGTCATCGGCGGGCCGCCGGCGGCCATCGATCCGGCCGCGGCGACGACGGTCCATCTCGAACCCGGCAAGTTCGCGCAGAACGACGCCGCCAAGCGGTGTTACCGCGTCTTCAAGGAGCGGTTCGCCGACGAGTCGTTCGTCCGGAAGGTGGCGAGTCCCGATCGGATCCAGGAGTTCCTCCCGCCGGGCGGCAGCAGCATCATCGAGGAGTAG
- a CDS encoding mRNA surveillance protein pelota produces the protein MRIQSRGRGEEGRTRLTVVPENVDDLWHLSYVLEPGDEVEGDTSRRIQRNDEQMRDTGGEREHIHVTLEVEEVEFARFANRLRVSGVIVGCSREDQLGHHHTLNVEEHDELTIVKRFKPDQMERIEEAEAAAENPDVAIATVEEGEAHIHTVAQYGTEEYASFTRPTGKGEYARPRSELFEDLGDALSHLDPDAIILAGPGFTKGDALDHLEDEYPDLADRTTTVDTAGVGDRGVHEVLKRGALEEVQTETRIAREAELIDALTEEIATGEKATYGVEAVAEAAEYGAVETLLVLDDRLREERQGEGEWDRDVDDIITSVEQQGGDVVVFSGEFDPGQRLKNLGGIAALLRYRLD, from the coding sequence ATGCGAATCCAGAGCCGCGGTCGGGGAGAGGAGGGGCGCACCCGACTGACGGTCGTCCCCGAAAACGTCGACGACCTCTGGCACCTGTCCTACGTCCTCGAACCCGGTGACGAAGTCGAGGGCGATACGAGTCGCCGCATCCAGCGCAACGACGAGCAGATGCGCGACACCGGCGGCGAGCGCGAGCATATCCACGTCACCCTGGAGGTCGAGGAGGTGGAGTTCGCCCGCTTCGCCAACCGCCTGCGGGTGAGCGGCGTCATCGTCGGCTGTTCGCGGGAGGACCAGCTCGGCCACCACCACACGCTGAACGTCGAGGAACACGACGAACTGACCATCGTCAAACGTTTCAAACCGGATCAGATGGAGCGCATCGAGGAGGCGGAGGCCGCCGCCGAGAACCCCGATGTCGCCATCGCGACGGTCGAAGAGGGCGAGGCGCACATCCACACCGTCGCCCAGTACGGCACCGAGGAGTACGCCTCGTTCACCCGGCCGACGGGCAAGGGGGAGTACGCCCGCCCGCGCTCGGAACTGTTCGAGGACCTGGGCGACGCACTTTCGCATCTCGACCCCGACGCCATCATCCTCGCGGGCCCCGGTTTCACCAAGGGTGACGCGCTGGACCACCTCGAAGACGAGTATCCGGACCTGGCCGATCGGACGACCACCGTCGACACGGCGGGCGTGGGCGACCGGGGCGTCCACGAGGTGTTGAAACGCGGCGCACTCGAGGAGGTCCAGACCGAGACGCGTATCGCCCGCGAGGCGGAACTCATCGACGCGTTGACCGAGGAGATCGCGACGGGCGAGAAGGCCACCTACGGCGTCGAGGCGGTGGCCGAGGCGGCCGAATACGGCGCCGTCGAGACGCTGCTGGTCCTCGACGATCGACTCCGGGAGGAACGCCAGGGCGAAGGCGAGTGGGACCGCGACGTCGACGACATCATCACGTCCGTCGAACAGCAGGGCGGTGACGTGGTCGTCTTCTCCGGGGAGTTCGACCCCGGCCAGCGCCTGAAGAACCTGGGCGGCATCGCGGCGCTGTTGCGGTACCGCCTCGACTGA
- a CDS encoding ornithine cyclodeaminase family protein codes for MTDTLFLTSDDVDDLATPADYVAAVRDGYRQRGDGAPAEPRTALYNDEPPGLFTSYTAVLPDTGVMGGYMYAAGFGEGDAWFVTPLFDAESGEPLAVLDGASMNPFKTGAAGAVGVDALARRDASSVGVFGSGAQARGQLRAIDTVRDIDTVWIYSPTKENRESFAGEMDRRLDASVAAVSSSAAAVEGADIVVTATNAPDPVFDGDLLEPGTHVTAMGQYHPEKRELDETTVARATYVLDLRDRATQDAGSYMHAVESGAVDADHLHGELGEVVAGAVPGRTAADEITVFDSGGTGIETAAAAAMLYERAQDAGRGSTISFAPASEALTGE; via the coding sequence ATGACCGACACCCTGTTCCTGACCAGCGACGACGTCGACGACCTGGCGACGCCCGCCGACTACGTGGCCGCCGTCCGCGACGGCTATCGCCAGCGCGGCGACGGCGCCCCCGCGGAGCCACGCACCGCGCTCTACAACGACGAGCCACCGGGGCTGTTCACCTCCTACACGGCTGTCCTCCCCGACACGGGCGTGATGGGTGGCTACATGTACGCCGCCGGGTTCGGGGAGGGTGACGCGTGGTTCGTGACGCCGCTGTTCGACGCCGAGTCGGGCGAACCGCTCGCCGTCCTCGACGGGGCGAGCATGAACCCGTTCAAGACGGGGGCGGCCGGCGCCGTCGGCGTCGACGCCCTCGCCCGTCGGGACGCGTCGAGCGTCGGCGTCTTCGGCTCCGGTGCCCAGGCCCGCGGCCAACTCCGCGCCATCGACACCGTCCGGGACATCGACACCGTCTGGATCTACTCGCCGACCAAGGAGAACCGCGAATCCTTCGCGGGCGAGATGGACCGCCGCCTCGACGCCAGCGTCGCCGCCGTCTCCTCCAGCGCCGCCGCCGTCGAGGGCGCGGACATCGTCGTCACCGCGACGAACGCCCCGGACCCCGTCTTCGACGGCGACCTGCTCGAACCGGGCACCCACGTCACGGCGATGGGGCAGTACCATCCCGAAAAGCGCGAACTCGACGAGACGACCGTCGCGCGGGCGACGTACGTCCTCGACCTGCGCGACCGGGCCACGCAGGACGCTGGCTCGTATATGCACGCCGTCGAGTCCGGCGCCGTCGACGCGGACCACCTCCACGGCGAACTCGGCGAGGTCGTCGCAGGGGCCGTCCCCGGCCGCACCGCTGCCGACGAAATCACCGTCTTCGACAGCGGCGGGACGGGGATCGAAACCGCCGCGGCGGCCGCCATGCTCTACGAACGAGCGCAGGACGCGGGCCGTGGCTCGACCATCTCCTTTGCGCCCGCGAGCGAGGCGCTGACGGGCGAGTGA
- a CDS encoding MFS transporter yields the protein MLAHSLVHTYELSIPIFVSIWLAEFEVIRVAGMEFAVTQASLGVIVTAGYGLFGLGALPGGIVADRVGSRRLIGACLFGMGGSFLLLGLAPGLVAVALALLVWGAAASVYHPAGLTLISKGVTVRGTGFAYHGAAGNLGIGLGPLITAILLLVFDWSTVAMLLAVPALVAGVYAVRAEFDETAAVDADDSTVDARAGSGVESVRAFFAESKRLFVGAFAVVFLITMCSGLYYRSVLTFLPSLLSTFPGFEPIPLAALLPGVDPSAGRTLNPERYFYAGLLLVGVLGQYTGGKLSDRLPSEYGIAGVFAALTVLALAFLPVAEMGLRPLLVFGALFGVTLFMAQPIYQATIADYTPVGTRGLSYGYTYLGVFGIGALGGVIAGTILTYADPGTLFLALAGIAAAATGLSVLLVRRRATGA from the coding sequence ATGCTGGCTCACAGCCTGGTCCATACGTACGAACTCTCGATTCCCATCTTCGTCTCCATCTGGCTGGCCGAGTTCGAGGTGATACGGGTGGCGGGGATGGAGTTCGCCGTCACGCAGGCGTCGCTCGGGGTGATCGTCACCGCCGGTTACGGGCTGTTCGGTCTCGGCGCGCTTCCGGGCGGTATCGTCGCCGACCGCGTCGGCTCGCGGCGACTCATCGGCGCCTGTCTGTTCGGCATGGGCGGCTCGTTTCTCCTGCTCGGGCTCGCCCCCGGTCTCGTCGCCGTGGCGCTGGCGTTGCTGGTGTGGGGCGCGGCCGCCAGCGTCTACCATCCGGCGGGGCTGACGCTCATCAGCAAGGGCGTCACCGTCCGCGGCACCGGCTTCGCGTATCACGGCGCCGCTGGCAACCTGGGGATCGGTCTCGGTCCCCTGATAACCGCTATCCTCTTGCTCGTGTTCGACTGGTCGACGGTGGCCATGCTGCTCGCGGTGCCCGCTCTCGTCGCGGGCGTCTACGCCGTGCGCGCCGAGTTCGACGAGACGGCCGCCGTCGACGCCGACGACAGCACCGTCGACGCGCGCGCCGGCAGCGGCGTCGAATCCGTGCGTGCGTTCTTCGCGGAGTCGAAACGGCTCTTCGTGGGCGCCTTCGCTGTCGTGTTCCTCATCACGATGTGTAGCGGTCTCTACTACCGGAGCGTCCTCACCTTCCTGCCGAGTCTCCTGTCGACGTTCCCCGGGTTCGAACCCATCCCGCTCGCCGCGCTCCTGCCGGGCGTGGACCCGAGCGCCGGTCGGACGCTCAACCCCGAACGCTACTTCTACGCCGGACTGTTGCTCGTCGGCGTCCTCGGGCAGTACACCGGCGGCAAACTCAGCGATCGGCTCCCCTCCGAATACGGCATTGCGGGCGTGTTCGCCGCGCTCACTGTCCTCGCTCTCGCCTTTCTCCCCGTCGCGGAGATGGGACTACGGCCGCTGCTCGTCTTCGGCGCGCTGTTCGGCGTCACGCTGTTCATGGCACAGCCGATCTACCAGGCCACTATCGCCGACTACACGCCCGTCGGGACGCGCGGACTCTCCTACGGCTACACCTACCTCGGCGTCTTCGGCATCGGTGCGCTCGGCGGGGTCATCGCGGGAACGATCCTCACCTACGCCGATCCGGGGACGCTCTTCCTCGCCCTCGCCGGTATCGCCGCCGCCGCGACGGGACTTTCCGTGCTGCTCGTCCGACGCCGGGCTACCGGAGCTTGA
- a CDS encoding DUF3054 domain-containing protein has product MANAVPAFLENRLDGRTAPLAVGDFLLIAVLFGAGTVHHNGVSYVAANPGYLVGTLAPFFVGWIIAAPLLGAYAPGAAESAKAAVPLALRSWLVADLIAMGIRATPFVRGNVALSFLAVSIGVGFVGLGLWRALFFKLR; this is encoded by the coding sequence ATGGCCAACGCAGTCCCGGCGTTCCTCGAGAACCGTCTCGACGGCCGTACGGCGCCGCTGGCGGTCGGTGACTTCCTCCTCATCGCCGTCCTGTTCGGCGCGGGTACGGTCCATCACAACGGTGTGTCGTACGTCGCCGCGAATCCCGGCTATCTCGTCGGCACGCTGGCTCCCTTCTTCGTGGGCTGGATCATCGCCGCGCCCCTGCTCGGCGCGTACGCTCCCGGCGCGGCGGAGTCGGCGAAAGCCGCCGTTCCGCTCGCCCTTCGATCCTGGCTGGTCGCCGACCTGATAGCGATGGGGATTCGGGCGACGCCGTTCGTTCGGGGCAACGTCGCGCTCTCCTTCCTGGCCGTCTCGATCGGCGTCGGCTTCGTCGGTCTGGGGCTGTGGCGCGCGCTCTTTTTCAAGCTCCGGTAG
- a CDS encoding class I SAM-dependent methyltransferase, which translates to MHGEGDVAFFDRVARLYDRLAPATDPEPIWAGLARADRPVTRVLDLAGGTGRGARAVTESAAAAGLGSVDAVVVDASRAMLRRAAARGVASVQGDAGRLPLRDGAVDAVVLLDAFHHLPDPEAALEETARVLRPGGVLVIREFDPGTLRGRLLAASERAVGFESTFRRPETTATAVDSAGLDATVLDRGFAYTVLGTKRGSH; encoded by the coding sequence ATGCACGGTGAGGGAGACGTCGCGTTCTTCGACCGGGTCGCCCGGCTGTACGACCGCCTCGCGCCCGCGACCGACCCGGAACCCATCTGGGCCGGGCTGGCCCGCGCCGACCGCCCCGTCACGCGGGTGCTGGATCTCGCCGGGGGGACGGGACGGGGCGCGCGGGCGGTCACCGAGTCAGCGGCGGCGGCCGGACTCGGCTCGGTCGACGCCGTCGTGGTCGACGCCTCACGCGCCATGCTCCGGCGAGCGGCGGCCCGCGGTGTCGCGTCGGTGCAGGGCGACGCCGGCCGACTGCCGCTCCGGGACGGCGCCGTCGACGCCGTCGTCCTCCTCGACGCGTTCCACCACCTGCCGGATCCCGAAGCCGCGCTCGAAGAGACGGCGCGCGTGCTCCGTCCCGGCGGCGTCCTCGTGATCCGGGAGTTCGATCCCGGGACCCTCCGTGGCCGACTGCTGGCCGCGTCGGAGCGGGCCGTCGGCTTCGAGTCGACGTTTCGGCGCCCCGAGACGACGGCAACGGCCGTGGACAGCGCGGGCCTCGACGCGACGGTGCTCGATCGGGGGTTCGCGTACACCGTCCTCGGGACGAAGCGAGGGAGCCATTAG
- a CDS encoding GNAT family N-acetyltransferase has protein sequence MAFALLGWPPDGPTLRLDYRRFAYAGKFVLGATGKAVVYDANAAAEDSAYDDAVLAAASFSPDRTDDDCLCVRYITVRDDRQGDGLGSRLLAFVADCAEARGFDRLRIAVNNPVAYRAAYRAGFGFTGDETGLAELVCERPGPRDAETYRDGLERYRGREFDDEMASFLDDERGSDPPAVVDPPDGVGVVDGDVVPWQ, from the coding sequence ATGGCGTTCGCCCTCCTCGGCTGGCCGCCCGACGGCCCGACCCTCCGTCTCGACTACCGCCGGTTCGCGTACGCCGGCAAGTTCGTCCTCGGCGCGACGGGGAAGGCAGTCGTGTACGACGCGAACGCCGCCGCCGAGGACTCTGCCTATGACGACGCCGTTCTCGCGGCCGCGTCGTTCAGCCCCGACCGCACCGACGACGACTGTCTCTGTGTCCGTTACATCACCGTCCGTGACGACCGCCAGGGCGACGGCCTCGGCTCTCGCCTCCTGGCCTTCGTCGCTGACTGCGCCGAGGCGCGGGGGTTCGACCGCCTCCGCATCGCCGTCAACAACCCCGTCGCCTACCGGGCGGCCTACCGCGCCGGTTTCGGGTTCACGGGCGACGAGACGGGGCTGGCCGAACTCGTCTGCGAACGTCCCGGTCCGCGCGACGCCGAGACGTACCGCGACGGCCTGGAGCGCTATCGCGGCCGCGAATTCGACGACGAGATGGCGTCGTTCCTCGACGACGAACGGGGTAGCGACCCGCCCGCTGTCGTCGATCCGCCGGATGGCGTCGGCGTGGTGGACGGAGATGTGGTTCCCTGGCAGTGA
- the fen gene encoding flap endonuclease-1, with translation MGNADLRQLAAISDVTWDEVAGSVVAVDAHNWLYRYLTTTVKWTDSTIYTTADGEEVANLVGIVQGLPKFFDHDLTPIFVFDGGVTELKASEVADRREKREQAEERRAEAEERGETVEAARLEARTQRLTDVILETTRELFARLDVPVVDAPAEGEAQAAYMARHGDADYAGSEDYDTLLFGAPRTLRQLTSKGAPELMDLDATLARHDLTREQLVDVAILCGTDFNPGVDGVGPKTALQAIHDHGDLWTALDAEGWQVVNGDRVRDLFLDPPVTDDYDIDLDVDPDMDAARDYVVEEWEVDAAEVERGFDRIEESLVQTGLDRWT, from the coding sequence ATGGGCAACGCAGACCTCCGCCAACTCGCCGCCATCTCGGACGTGACCTGGGACGAAGTGGCCGGGAGCGTCGTCGCCGTCGACGCGCACAACTGGCTGTATCGCTATCTCACGACCACGGTCAAGTGGACCGACTCGACCATCTACACCACCGCGGACGGCGAGGAGGTGGCGAACCTCGTCGGCATCGTGCAAGGCCTCCCCAAGTTCTTCGACCACGACCTGACGCCCATCTTCGTCTTCGACGGTGGCGTCACGGAGTTGAAGGCGAGCGAGGTGGCCGACCGCCGCGAGAAGCGCGAACAGGCCGAGGAGCGCCGTGCCGAGGCCGAAGAGCGCGGTGAAACGGTCGAAGCCGCCCGTCTCGAAGCCCGCACGCAACGACTCACCGATGTCATCCTGGAGACGACACGGGAACTGTTCGCCCGCCTCGACGTACCGGTCGTCGACGCCCCCGCCGAGGGCGAGGCGCAGGCGGCGTACATGGCGCGCCACGGCGACGCCGACTACGCGGGCAGCGAGGACTACGACACGCTGCTGTTCGGCGCGCCGCGAACCCTCCGCCAACTGACGAGCAAGGGCGCGCCGGAACTGATGGATCTCGACGCGACGCTCGCCCGCCACGACCTCACGCGCGAACAGCTGGTCGACGTGGCCATCCTGTGTGGCACGGACTTCAACCCCGGCGTCGACGGCGTCGGGCCGAAGACGGCGCTGCAGGCGATCCACGACCACGGCGACCTCTGGACCGCCCTCGACGCCGAGGGGTGGCAGGTGGTCAACGGCGACCGGGTGCGCGACCTGTTTCTCGACCCACCGGTCACCGACGACTACGACATCGACCTCGATGTCGACCCCGACATGGACGCCGCTCGCGACTACGTCGTCGAGGAGTGGGAGGTCGACGCTGCCGAGGTAGAACGCGGTTTCGACCGTATCGAGGAGTCGCTGGTCCAGACGGGACTGGACCGCTGGACCTGA